The following coding sequences lie in one Natrarchaeobius halalkaliphilus genomic window:
- a CDS encoding J domain-containing protein → MTVTEKNRAGCDGCGRTVPLEKLSTVTMPNGDAVACCPHCEPHARRAAESVSTLDQRRNSCDGCESVFLESELEEIPLADGTVVSCCRSCAKTSSDGNATATAEDDANRSGDDGRTDDRGQGEIVEEPTDELGDEQSYRCTQCTELIEVEPFRITTVDGRTERFCPSCKERAKADGIIASVAMRKTKARDVLGVEKGASPDEIQTAYRGQVKRAHPDRPTGSLSAFELVTDAYERLRRDGY, encoded by the coding sequence ATGACCGTCACCGAAAAGAACCGAGCCGGCTGTGACGGCTGTGGCCGGACGGTCCCACTCGAGAAGTTGTCGACGGTGACGATGCCCAACGGTGACGCGGTCGCCTGCTGTCCACACTGTGAACCACACGCACGAAGAGCTGCAGAGAGCGTTTCGACGCTCGATCAGCGGCGGAATAGCTGTGACGGCTGTGAGAGCGTCTTTCTCGAGAGCGAACTCGAGGAGATTCCACTGGCCGACGGGACGGTCGTCTCCTGCTGTCGGTCGTGTGCGAAGACGTCGTCGGACGGAAACGCAACAGCGACGGCCGAAGATGACGCCAACCGATCTGGGGACGACGGTCGAACCGACGACCGCGGCCAAGGGGAGATCGTCGAAGAACCGACCGACGAACTCGGGGACGAGCAGTCGTACCGGTGTACGCAGTGTACCGAACTGATCGAGGTCGAACCGTTCAGGATAACGACCGTGGACGGACGAACCGAGCGGTTCTGTCCGTCGTGTAAAGAGCGGGCCAAAGCCGACGGGATCATCGCCAGCGTCGCCATGCGAAAGACGAAAGCTCGAGACGTTCTCGGCGTCGAGAAGGGAGCAAGTCCGGACGAGATTCAAACTGCGTACCGCGGACAGGTCAAACGCGCACACCCCGATCGGCCGACTGGAAGCCTGTCGGCGTTCGAACTCGTTACGGACGCCTACGAGCGTCTCCGCCGGGACGGTTACTGA
- a CDS encoding mechanosensitive ion channel domain-containing protein: MDWQTLIDEPAVIAAAVLALGLVVGYLVGRLNRELLTASGVPEAVEGTPFERTAQSIGTSTVDIVARLSSWFIYGIAVLTAIYIAQLLDTDAFAFRIVEFIPRAFIAVLVLILGFIVADKSELVVSEYLRGVKLPEVSVIPKLVKYSVLYVAFVIALGQIGVFVYPLLILLVVYAAGIVIVGTITFKDFLVSSAAGIYLLLNQPYGIGDRIRIGNQAGIVQEVDLFVTKIEDDSEEYIIPNRKVFEEEIVRIRN, from the coding sequence ATGGACTGGCAGACGCTCATCGACGAGCCTGCGGTCATCGCGGCCGCAGTACTCGCGCTCGGTCTCGTCGTGGGCTATCTCGTGGGGCGACTCAACAGGGAGTTACTGACGGCGTCCGGAGTTCCAGAGGCCGTCGAGGGAACGCCGTTCGAGCGGACCGCACAGTCGATCGGCACCTCGACGGTGGACATCGTCGCGCGCCTGAGTTCGTGGTTTATCTACGGCATTGCGGTGTTGACAGCCATCTACATCGCCCAGTTGCTGGACACCGATGCGTTCGCGTTTCGGATCGTCGAGTTTATTCCCCGGGCGTTTATCGCCGTTCTGGTCCTGATTCTCGGATTTATCGTCGCGGACAAATCGGAGCTTGTAGTTAGCGAGTACCTCCGCGGTGTGAAGCTTCCGGAGGTCTCGGTGATCCCGAAGCTGGTCAAATACTCCGTCCTGTACGTGGCCTTCGTGATCGCACTCGGACAGATCGGCGTCTTCGTCTACCCGCTGTTGATTCTGCTCGTGGTGTACGCGGCGGGAATCGTCATCGTCGGCACGATCACGTTCAAGGACTTTCTGGTCTCGAGTGCGGCGGGTATCTACCTGTTGCTCAATCAACCGTACGGTATCGGTGACCGGATTCGTATCGGCAACCAGGCCGGAATCGTCCAGGAAGTCGACCTGTTCGTCACGAAAATCGAAGACGACTCCGAGGAGTACATCATCCCGAACCGGAAGGTCTTCGAAGAGGAGATCGTACGCATCCGGAACTGA
- the dacZ gene encoding diadenylate cyclase DacZ, which yields MAGLDDVFGELFSSVDAIMLFGPSGSYYEQFAETEDIDAIVVGTENEVGAEVFVELPLEFDDVSERIRFGLEGALEQDIVEDGDEIVCATSVFGDEIDTISRVRANSSSRTGIYDLFSKSRAEPQVIKAVLELAIELGQKGQKGKPVGALFIVGDAGKVMNKSRPLSYNPFEKSHVHVGDPIVNVMLKEFSRLDGAFVISDAGKIVSAYRYLEPSAEGVDIPKGLGARHMAGGAITRDTNAIAIVLSESDGLVRAFKAGELILEVDPEAY from the coding sequence ATGGCCGGGTTAGACGACGTGTTCGGGGAACTCTTCTCGAGTGTCGATGCGATCATGCTCTTTGGGCCCAGTGGCTCGTACTACGAGCAGTTTGCCGAGACCGAGGATATCGATGCGATCGTCGTCGGGACGGAAAACGAGGTCGGAGCCGAGGTGTTCGTCGAATTGCCCCTCGAGTTCGACGACGTCTCCGAGCGCATCCGGTTCGGTCTCGAGGGCGCACTCGAGCAGGACATCGTCGAGGACGGCGACGAAATCGTCTGTGCGACCAGCGTCTTCGGTGACGAAATCGACACGATCTCTCGTGTCCGGGCTAACTCCAGCTCCCGGACGGGGATCTACGACCTGTTCTCGAAATCCCGCGCCGAGCCACAGGTGATCAAAGCCGTCCTCGAGTTGGCGATTGAACTGGGACAGAAAGGGCAAAAAGGCAAACCCGTCGGTGCGTTGTTCATCGTCGGCGACGCCGGAAAGGTGATGAACAAATCCCGACCACTGTCGTACAACCCCTTCGAAAAGTCCCACGTCCACGTCGGTGATCCGATCGTCAACGTCATGCTAAAGGAGTTCTCTCGACTCGACGGGGCGTTCGTCATCTCCGATGCGGGGAAGATCGTCTCGGCCTACCGGTATCTCGAGCCCTCCGCGGAGGGCGTCGATATTCCGAAGGGGCTCGGTGCACGCCACATGGCCGGCGGTGCGATCACGCGGGACACGAACGCGATCGCGATCGTTCTCTCGGAGAGCGACGGACTCGTCCGGGCGTTCAAAGCGGGTGAACTTATTCTCGAGGTCGATCCGGAGGCGTACTGA
- a CDS encoding DEAD/DEAH box helicase: protein MTDGDVAAFTHLGPTVRDALSERGFSTPTAPQRLAIPPLSAGQHTLVIAPTGSGKTETAMLPVFDDLVSDGPPAGFGALYVTPLRALNRDMRERLEWWGDALDLDVAVRHGDTTQYQRGKQAEDPPEILITTPETLQAMLTGERLREGLTDVSHVVIDEVHELAASKRGAQLSVGLERLADLADGFQRIGLSATVGEPTSVGQFLTGGRPCEVRQIDVGSNVDVTVHEPEITAEDEKLAGTLLTEADTASHVRLIRELVDDHESTLIFVNTRQTAEALGSRFTELGAPIGVHHGSLSKEARIDVEDRFKAGELDGLLCTSSMELGIDVGRVDHVVQYKSPRQVTRLLQRIGRAGHRRDEVSSGTIVTTRPDDTFEAIAIARRACSGEVEPAAIHEGSLDVVANQIPGIVQSRGSTPVREAYDTVSRAYPFRDLPEATFREVLSELHRNRVVWFDEGDDRIETSGSTWQYVYANLSMIPDEETYEVHDIASGTQIGTLDERFVVNFARPGEVFIQRGEMWRIAEIDDDEAVVKVSPIEDPAGEVPSWIGQEIPVPYEIAREVGEIRTAAEPQFGIGADAASVGRELSGRYPADERTLANACEQLERHVDAEAAMPTADRIVCERHGRSVALNACFGHAANETLGRLLSSLLGQQAGSSVGLETDPYRIELEVPSSIGTSDVLAVLEDTDPGHVEAIIELGLKRSDALAFRLAQVSAKFGALKRWQGSGRMSNERLLAALEGTPMYEEAIREVFHEDLAVDRARTIIERIQSDDLEVVSQRGRTPIGTDGRSSGTELLAPENADASVIKTVRERIQNDRILLACTHCREWKAKTTVKRVQDQPECGNCGSTRIAALNPWADEVVQAVQAEEKDDEQERVTERAYRSASLVQGHGKRAVIAMAARGVGPHNAAQIINKLRESEDEFYRDILSKEREYARTQSFWD, encoded by the coding sequence ATGACAGACGGGGACGTTGCGGCCTTTACACACCTCGGACCCACGGTTCGAGATGCACTCTCCGAACGTGGGTTCTCGACGCCGACCGCCCCCCAACGCCTCGCAATCCCGCCGCTTTCGGCCGGCCAGCACACGCTCGTGATCGCTCCGACCGGAAGTGGGAAGACCGAAACGGCAATGTTACCCGTTTTCGACGACCTCGTCTCCGATGGTCCGCCAGCGGGGTTCGGTGCGCTCTACGTCACTCCCTTGCGAGCGCTCAATCGGGACATGCGCGAACGCCTTGAGTGGTGGGGTGACGCGCTCGATCTCGACGTCGCGGTACGCCACGGCGATACGACCCAGTATCAGCGGGGAAAACAAGCGGAGGATCCGCCGGAGATCCTGATCACCACGCCGGAGACGCTCCAGGCGATGTTGACGGGTGAACGCCTTCGGGAAGGACTGACGGACGTCTCCCACGTCGTGATCGACGAGGTCCACGAACTTGCGGCATCGAAACGCGGCGCACAGCTATCGGTCGGCCTCGAGCGTCTCGCGGATCTGGCCGACGGCTTTCAGCGCATTGGCCTTTCTGCGACCGTCGGTGAGCCGACGTCGGTCGGGCAGTTTCTGACCGGCGGAAGACCCTGCGAGGTTCGCCAGATCGACGTCGGAAGCAACGTCGACGTGACGGTTCACGAACCCGAGATCACCGCGGAGGACGAAAAACTCGCAGGGACGTTGCTGACCGAAGCCGATACAGCGAGCCACGTCAGGCTGATCCGAGAGCTCGTCGACGACCACGAGTCGACGCTGATCTTCGTCAACACGCGACAGACTGCGGAGGCGCTTGGATCGCGATTCACCGAACTCGGGGCCCCGATCGGGGTCCACCACGGATCGCTCTCGAAGGAGGCGCGGATCGACGTCGAGGACCGGTTCAAGGCGGGCGAACTCGACGGGTTACTCTGTACGTCCTCGATGGAACTCGGGATCGACGTCGGTCGGGTAGACCACGTCGTCCAGTACAAGAGTCCACGACAGGTCACGCGGTTACTCCAGCGGATCGGCCGCGCGGGCCACCGCCGAGACGAGGTCTCGAGCGGAACCATCGTCACGACCCGGCCCGACGACACGTTCGAGGCCATCGCAATCGCACGACGGGCCTGTTCCGGCGAGGTCGAACCAGCGGCGATCCACGAGGGAAGCCTCGACGTGGTCGCCAACCAGATTCCGGGAATCGTCCAGAGCCGCGGCTCGACGCCCGTTCGAGAAGCGTACGACACCGTGAGCCGTGCCTATCCGTTTCGCGATCTCCCCGAGGCGACGTTTCGGGAGGTTCTCTCGGAGCTTCACCGCAATCGGGTCGTCTGGTTCGACGAGGGCGACGACCGAATCGAGACGTCGGGGAGTACCTGGCAGTACGTCTATGCGAATCTCTCGATGATTCCCGACGAGGAGACCTACGAGGTCCACGACATCGCCTCGGGTACGCAGATCGGGACACTGGACGAGCGGTTCGTCGTCAACTTCGCCCGCCCTGGAGAGGTGTTCATCCAGCGCGGCGAGATGTGGCGGATCGCTGAGATCGACGACGACGAGGCCGTCGTCAAGGTCAGCCCGATAGAGGACCCCGCAGGCGAGGTTCCGTCGTGGATCGGCCAGGAGATTCCGGTCCCGTACGAGATCGCTCGCGAGGTCGGTGAGATTCGAACCGCCGCGGAACCACAGTTCGGTATCGGAGCTGACGCCGCCTCGGTCGGCCGAGAACTCTCCGGCCGATATCCGGCCGACGAGCGCACGCTCGCGAACGCCTGTGAGCAACTCGAACGCCACGTCGATGCCGAGGCGGCGATGCCGACGGCCGATCGCATCGTCTGCGAACGGCACGGACGAAGCGTCGCGTTGAACGCCTGTTTCGGCCACGCGGCGAACGAGACGCTGGGACGGCTTCTTTCCTCGCTGCTCGGCCAGCAGGCCGGCTCGTCGGTCGGCCTCGAGACGGATCCCTACCGAATCGAACTCGAGGTACCGAGTTCGATCGGGACGAGCGACGTGCTCGCCGTCCTCGAGGACACTGATCCCGGACACGTCGAGGCGATCATCGAACTCGGACTCAAGCGCTCGGATGCTCTCGCGTTCAGACTCGCACAGGTCTCTGCGAAGTTCGGCGCGCTAAAGCGCTGGCAAGGCTCCGGTCGAATGTCGAACGAACGGCTGCTCGCCGCACTCGAGGGGACGCCGATGTACGAGGAAGCGATCCGCGAAGTGTTTCACGAGGATCTGGCCGTCGACCGCGCCCGAACGATCATAGAGCGAATCCAGTCCGACGATCTCGAGGTGGTGAGCCAGCGGGGCAGAACGCCGATCGGTACGGATGGTCGATCGTCGGGAACGGAGCTGTTAGCTCCCGAGAATGCTGATGCGAGCGTCATCAAGACGGTCCGCGAGCGCATTCAAAACGACCGAATACTCCTGGCCTGCACCCACTGTCGAGAGTGGAAGGCAAAGACGACGGTCAAGCGAGTCCAGGACCAACCCGAGTGTGGCAACTGCGGTTCGACCCGGATCGCGGCGTTGAACCCGTGGGCCGACGAGGTCGTACAGGCAGTTCAGGCCGAAGAGAAAGACGACGAGCAGGAACGGGTAACCGAACGTGCCTATCGGAGCGCGAGTCTCGTCCAGGGACACGGTAAACGGGCCGTGATCGCGATGGCAGCCCGCGGAGTCGGCCCACATAACGCGGCCCAGATCATCAACAAACTCCGTGAAAGCGAAGACGAGTTCTATCGCGACATCCTTTCGAAAGAGCGCGAGTACGCACGAACTCAGTCGTTCTGGGACTAG
- a CDS encoding response regulator, whose protein sequence is MSPYTLLLVEDSEFITQHVSQTLESKHGFEIETVPTATGTRDALEDGSFDCVISSYELPDETGIDLAASINGRTGSPAVPFILFTGNPLESLAEEALTSGVSAFVSKSSHATGDMNVFANRIRLTIQAHE, encoded by the coding sequence ATGTCACCGTACACTCTCCTTCTCGTCGAGGACAGCGAATTCATCACGCAACACGTCAGTCAGACGCTCGAGTCGAAACACGGATTCGAAATCGAGACGGTTCCGACGGCCACGGGGACTCGCGATGCCCTCGAGGACGGCTCGTTCGACTGCGTGATCTCGAGTTACGAACTGCCGGACGAGACGGGGATCGATCTCGCCGCGTCGATCAACGGGCGGACCGGATCGCCGGCGGTTCCGTTTATTCTCTTTACGGGGAATCCGCTCGAGTCGCTGGCCGAAGAGGCGCTCACGTCCGGCGTGTCCGCGTTCGTCAGCAAGAGCAGCCACGCGACGGGCGATATGAACGTCTTCGCCAATCGGATTCGACTCACGATACAGGCACACGAGTGA
- a CDS encoding protein sorting system archaetidylserine decarboxylase: MKFAPDAWKYAIVPLLAAPFAFIFSTTLSILALATGIGTLAFFRDPDRTPPLTGVVTPADGTVSVLRQEGDRVRLGVFMNVWHVHVVRAPVDATVSAVEHVPGANRPAFSKESDRNERVRIRLETTDGRFEGETPLDAEITLIAGAFARRIHPYVEPGDELERGDRIGHIAFGSRVDVLFPPSVDREEITVSVGDSMTAGETVVLESNGPTLE, encoded by the coding sequence ATGAAATTCGCGCCGGATGCCTGGAAGTACGCCATCGTTCCCCTGCTCGCCGCGCCGTTCGCGTTCATCTTCAGCACCACGCTCAGTATCCTTGCGCTCGCAACCGGTATCGGGACACTCGCGTTCTTTCGCGATCCGGACCGAACGCCGCCGCTCACCGGCGTCGTCACGCCGGCCGACGGAACGGTCTCCGTGCTTCGCCAGGAGGGCGATCGGGTTCGTCTCGGCGTGTTCATGAACGTCTGGCACGTCCACGTCGTTCGCGCTCCCGTCGACGCGACAGTCTCCGCCGTCGAACACGTCCCCGGCGCGAACCGACCAGCCTTTTCCAAAGAGTCCGATCGAAACGAACGAGTGCGTATCCGACTCGAGACGACGGACGGTCGATTCGAAGGAGAGACTCCACTCGACGCCGAGATCACGCTTATCGCGGGCGCGTTCGCCCGTCGAATCCACCCCTACGTCGAACCGGGTGACGAACTCGAGCGAGGCGATCGAATCGGGCACATCGCGTTCGGCAGCCGCGTCGACGTCCTCTTTCCACCGTCGGTCGATCGAGAGGAGATCACCGTCTCTGTCGGTGACTCGATGACGGCCGGCGAAACGGTCGTCCTCGAGTCGAACGGACCGACGCTCGAGTAG
- a CDS encoding AAA family ATPase, with amino-acid sequence MSGSDTEGVSLSVRAAEKRDAGRGVARIPEMARRQLGVLSGDSVVIEGGSSTVAKMWPADSSVPENVIQIDGDTRANAGVHVGDTVVVRTKDTSTIREADRVTLTPPPSLSNAHQQVATREATKKLRNRPVRAGEQIRIEGIGQEPFRVVDTSPAGDVRITSTTTIRIVDTNRGPTEDAVSSSHTDGETSNSGSAEVGDRSDDEGEYEPGPSSGVTYEDIGGLDEELELVREMIELPLSEPELFQRLGVKPPSGVLLYGPPGTGKTLIARAVANEVDAYFETISGPEIMSKYKGESEEQLRQTFETARENAPTIVFFDEIDSIAGARDDDGDAENRIVGQLLTLMDGLDGRGEVIVIGATNRVDSIDPALRRGGRFDREIQIGVPDEQGRTEILEVHTRGMPLADDVNVETIARRTHGFVGADLDTVASEAAMAAVRDRPTDADERTAWNQDPTVHKRHFDEALASVEPSAMREYVAESPNTDFDDVGGLEDAKRILRESVEWPLTYDRLFEETNTQPPSGVLLYGPPGTGKTLLARALAGETDVNFVRVDGPEIIDRYVGESEKAIREVFERARQAAPSIVFFDEIDAITSARGEGHEVTERVVSQLLTELDGMRENPNLVVLAATNRKDHIDPALLRPGRLDTHVLVPEPDREAREKILDVHTRGKPIAADVDLSAVAADLEGYTGADLEALVRDASMKAIREVATEYDPTEANAKASEVVVERRHLEAADRGTDGA; translated from the coding sequence ATGAGCGGGTCGGATACTGAAGGCGTTTCGCTGTCGGTTCGTGCCGCAGAAAAACGCGATGCTGGACGTGGCGTCGCCAGAATTCCCGAGATGGCGCGTCGTCAACTGGGCGTCCTCAGCGGTGACTCCGTCGTCATCGAAGGGGGATCGTCGACGGTCGCGAAGATGTGGCCCGCCGACTCTTCGGTTCCCGAAAACGTCATCCAGATCGACGGCGATACCCGTGCGAACGCCGGTGTCCACGTCGGTGATACCGTCGTCGTCCGAACGAAAGACACGTCGACGATCCGCGAAGCGGACAGGGTGACGTTGACGCCGCCGCCGTCGCTTTCGAACGCCCACCAGCAGGTTGCAACCCGAGAAGCGACCAAGAAGTTGCGTAACCGTCCGGTTCGAGCCGGCGAGCAGATTCGGATCGAGGGAATCGGCCAGGAACCGTTTCGGGTCGTCGATACGAGTCCCGCGGGTGACGTCCGAATCACCAGTACCACCACGATACGAATCGTCGACACGAACCGCGGTCCGACAGAGGACGCGGTCTCATCGAGTCACACCGATGGGGAAACATCGAATAGCGGGTCGGCCGAGGTCGGTGATCGGTCGGACGACGAGGGCGAATACGAACCGGGTCCGAGCTCGGGTGTCACCTACGAGGACATCGGCGGGCTGGACGAGGAACTCGAACTCGTCCGGGAAATGATCGAACTACCGCTTTCGGAACCGGAGCTGTTCCAGCGCCTGGGTGTGAAGCCGCCCTCGGGCGTGCTGTTGTACGGTCCGCCGGGAACCGGAAAGACGCTGATCGCACGCGCAGTCGCGAACGAGGTCGACGCATACTTCGAGACGATCTCCGGGCCGGAGATCATGTCCAAGTACAAAGGGGAGTCGGAAGAACAGCTCCGACAGACGTTCGAGACCGCCCGCGAGAACGCGCCGACGATCGTCTTCTTCGACGAAATCGACTCGATCGCGGGAGCTCGCGACGACGACGGCGACGCCGAAAACCGGATCGTAGGCCAGCTCCTGACGCTGATGGACGGTCTCGACGGCCGCGGAGAGGTGATCGTCATCGGGGCGACCAACCGGGTCGATTCGATCGATCCCGCGCTCAGACGCGGTGGACGCTTCGACCGCGAGATTCAGATCGGCGTGCCGGACGAACAGGGTCGCACCGAAATCCTCGAGGTACACACCCGCGGAATGCCCCTCGCCGACGACGTGAACGTCGAGACGATCGCCCGTCGGACCCACGGGTTCGTCGGTGCCGACCTCGACACCGTTGCGAGCGAGGCCGCGATGGCGGCGGTCCGCGACCGACCGACGGACGCGGACGAGCGAACGGCGTGGAACCAGGATCCGACCGTCCACAAGCGCCACTTCGACGAGGCGCTCGCATCCGTCGAACCCTCCGCGATGCGGGAGTACGTCGCTGAATCACCGAACACCGACTTCGACGACGTCGGCGGTCTCGAGGACGCAAAACGGATCCTTCGCGAATCGGTCGAGTGGCCGCTGACCTACGATCGGCTCTTCGAGGAGACGAACACCCAGCCGCCCTCGGGCGTGTTGCTCTATGGCCCACCCGGAACCGGAAAGACCCTGCTCGCTCGAGCGCTCGCCGGAGAGACCGACGTCAATTTCGTTCGCGTCGACGGGCCGGAGATCATCGATCGTTACGTCGGTGAGAGCGAGAAGGCGATCCGAGAGGTGTTCGAACGCGCCCGCCAGGCCGCCCCGTCGATCGTCTTTTTCGACGAGATAGACGCCATCACGTCGGCTCGAGGCGAGGGTCACGAGGTCACCGAACGCGTCGTCTCACAGCTCCTGACCGAACTCGATGGAATGCGCGAGAACCCCAATCTCGTGGTTCTCGCGGCGACGAATCGGAAAGACCACATCGACCCCGCGTTGCTCCGCCCCGGCCGTCTCGACACTCACGTTCTCGTCCCCGAACCCGATCGGGAGGCTCGAGAGAAGATTCTCGACGTACACACCCGCGGAAAACCGATCGCCGCCGACGTCGATCTCTCGGCGGTTGCAGCCGACCTCGAGGGATACACCGGTGCCGATCTCGAGGCGCTCGTCAGGGACGCCTCGATGAAGGCGATCCGGGAGGTCGCGACCGAGTACGACCCCACCGAAGCGAACGCGAAAGCGAGCGAGGTCGTCGTCGAACGCCGCCATCTCGAGGCGGCAGATCGAGGGACCGACGGCGCGTGA
- a CDS encoding DUF7128 family protein, which translates to MVEQTQRDDATWHECETCGLLFDERSDAIEHEKRCDDSDPSYIQ; encoded by the coding sequence ATGGTGGAACAGACCCAGCGAGACGACGCCACCTGGCACGAGTGTGAAACGTGCGGGTTGCTTTTCGACGAACGGTCGGATGCGATCGAACACGAAAAACGGTGTGACGACAGTGATCCGTCCTACATTCAGTGA
- a CDS encoding DUF7508 domain-containing protein: MALRKPWRELDRETVASAPDRPGVYELGDGSGTVLAVDHGVLRDELKTVLAYGDADRVRWTETHTLERAQSLAADHRDGTERE, translated from the coding sequence ATGGCGCTCCGGAAACCCTGGCGGGAACTCGATCGGGAGACCGTGGCGAGTGCGCCCGATCGGCCCGGCGTCTACGAACTCGGTGACGGCTCCGGAACCGTCCTCGCAGTCGATCACGGCGTGTTGCGTGACGAACTCAAAACGGTGCTGGCCTACGGGGACGCAGACCGCGTCCGCTGGACGGAGACGCATACCCTAGAGCGCGCCCAGTCCCTTGCGGCCGATCACCGCGACGGGACCGAACGCGAATGA
- a CDS encoding DUF5796 family protein, with the protein MSARNNVAPSTIGVDFVEGGVVVEYLDGREVFYHGPPKPVEGPITTPPGKDVHVLVTDPEGIEGVMTYVNDRDTHDGILETTGVGRVMLDGSDEERLFPGVTVSTDAYSIRVEADHSSVDGRVFVFAEDEMSEHAYELVDESADGGGSSETRGSRSSGDASREESRS; encoded by the coding sequence ATGAGCGCGCGAAACAACGTCGCACCCAGCACGATCGGCGTCGACTTCGTCGAGGGTGGCGTCGTCGTCGAGTATCTCGACGGGCGAGAGGTGTTTTACCACGGTCCGCCAAAGCCAGTCGAGGGACCGATCACGACCCCGCCGGGAAAGGACGTTCACGTCCTCGTTACCGACCCCGAGGGCATCGAGGGCGTCATGACGTACGTCAACGACCGCGATACGCACGATGGAATCCTCGAGACGACCGGCGTCGGTCGCGTGATGCTCGACGGCAGCGACGAGGAGCGACTGTTTCCCGGCGTCACCGTCTCGACGGACGCCTACTCGATCCGGGTCGAGGCGGATCACTCGAGCGTCGACGGTCGAGTCTTCGTTTTCGCGGAAGACGAGATGAGCGAACACGCCTACGAACTGGTCGACGAGAGTGCCGACGGCGGAGGATCGTCGGAGACCCGAGGATCTCGTTCGTCCGGTGACGCCTCCCGAGAGGAGTCTCGATCCTGA
- a CDS encoding shikimate kinase, which translates to MDGRAVAPAAGTVLNALATGTGAAFAIDLETTATVDLTDTGEIVGEIVGRPDADTSLVERCVELTIETHAESAGLDESAVGARVRTESDVPMASGLKSSSAAANATVLATLDALAVVDSVDRIDACRLGVQAARDAGVTVTGAFDDASASMLGGVTVTDNATDDLLVRDELDRHALVYTPPEQSYSADADVSACERIAPVAELVEELVLEQRYGEAMTVNGFAFCGALEFSTGPMIDALPDAAGVSLSGTGPSYVAVGDRDTLADVETRWTERDGTVRLLQTRTDGTRTI; encoded by the coding sequence ATGGACGGCCGCGCCGTCGCCCCGGCAGCTGGAACGGTTCTCAACGCGCTCGCGACCGGAACCGGTGCAGCGTTTGCGATCGATCTCGAGACGACAGCGACCGTCGATCTCACCGACACTGGCGAGATCGTCGGTGAGATCGTCGGCCGACCCGACGCCGATACCTCACTCGTCGAGCGCTGTGTCGAACTGACGATCGAAACGCACGCCGAATCCGCTGGACTCGACGAATCCGCCGTCGGTGCAAGGGTACGCACCGAGAGCGACGTTCCGATGGCCTCCGGATTGAAAAGCTCGAGCGCCGCGGCCAACGCAACGGTGCTCGCAACGCTCGATGCGCTGGCAGTCGTCGACTCGGTGGACCGAATCGATGCGTGTCGTCTGGGTGTCCAGGCCGCTCGAGACGCTGGCGTAACCGTTACCGGCGCGTTCGACGACGCAAGCGCAAGCATGCTCGGCGGCGTAACCGTCACTGACAACGCGACGGACGACCTCCTCGTTCGCGACGAACTGGACCGGCACGCCCTGGTGTATACTCCCCCCGAACAGTCTTACAGCGCTGACGCCGACGTTTCGGCCTGTGAACGGATCGCGCCGGTGGCAGAACTCGTCGAAGAACTCGTCCTCGAACAGCGGTACGGCGAGGCGATGACCGTCAACGGCTTTGCGTTCTGTGGCGCGCTCGAGTTTTCGACGGGGCCGATGATCGACGCGCTTCCCGACGCGGCCGGCGTCTCGCTGTCGGGAACCGGGCCGAGCTACGTCGCCGTCGGGGACCGAGATACGCTTGCGGACGTCGAAACGCGCTGGACCGAACGCGACGGAACGGTCCGGCTGTTACAAACGCGAACGGATGGAACACGAACGATATGA
- a CDS encoding chorismate mutase has translation MTRDTETTENQIGDRTTDDMALDELREEIETIDREIVELIAQRTYVADTIAQVKEEEGLPTTDESQEQQVMDRAGSNAEQFDVDANLVKAIFRLLIELNKVEQRNTR, from the coding sequence ATGACTCGAGATACTGAGACGACCGAAAATCAGATCGGAGATCGGACGACGGACGACATGGCACTCGACGAGCTTCGCGAGGAGATCGAGACGATCGATCGGGAGATCGTCGAGCTGATCGCCCAGCGAACGTACGTCGCGGATACGATCGCACAGGTCAAAGAAGAAGAAGGGCTACCGACGACCGACGAGAGTCAAGAACAGCAGGTGATGGACCGAGCCGGTTCGAACGCCGAACAGTTCGATGTCGATGCGAACCTCGTGAAGGCGATTTTCCGGCTTCTGATCGAGCTGAATAAGGTTGAGCAAAGGAATACTAGATAA